The Strigops habroptila isolate Jane chromosome 13, bStrHab1.2.pri, whole genome shotgun sequence genome contains a region encoding:
- the RTF2 gene encoding replication termination factor 2 encodes MGCDGGTIPKRHELVKGPRKVEKVDKNAELVAKWHYCALSQEKLCRPIVACELGRLYNKDAIIEFLLDKSADKTPMKAASHIKSIKNVTELKLADNPAWSGDKESIKGDKYDDMQSARFICPVVGLEMNGRHRFCFLRNCGCVFSERALKEIKSEVCHKCGVPFQEEDVIILNGNKEDVKVLKKRMEDRRLKSKLEKKSKKCKSEESASQQDTTEDSPGPSRAKNGKDCINSSSGEKRQIIFTKSSDNGNSSVPGKVNKASTTTTKRSIADSEEKSEAYKSIFTSHSSAKRSKEECSNWVTHTAYCF; translated from the exons gttGACAAAAATGCTGAATTGGTGGCAAAATGGCACTACTGTGCTCTGAGTCAGGAGAAGTTGTGTCGGCCAATCGTGGCCTGTGAGCTGGGCAG GTTGTATAATAAAGATGCCATCATTGAATTTTTGTTGGATAAGTCAGCTGATAAAACTCCTATGAAAGCTGCATCACATATCAAGAGCATCAAG aatgtAACAGAACTAAAGCTTGCAGATAATCCAGCTTGGAGTGGTGATAAAGAGAGTATAAAAGGTGACAAATATGATGACATGCAGTCTGCACGCTTTATATGCCCAGTGGTGGGATTGGAAATGAATGGAAGGCATAG gtTTTGCTTCTTGAGAAACTGTGGCTGTGTGTTCTCTGAACGTGCtctcaaagaaattaaatcagaaGTTTGTCATAAG TGTGGTGTTCCCTTTCAAGAGGAAGATGTGATTATCCTTAATGGCAATAAAGAAGATGTGAAAGTATTGAAGAAAAGGATGGAGGATAGAAGACTTAAAAGTAAATTAGAAAAg aaatcaaagaaatgcAAGTCAGAAGAATCAGCTTCTCAGCAAGATACCACTGAAG atTCTCCAGGTCCATCAAGGGCTAAGAATGGAAAGGACTGTATCAAttccagctctggggaaaaGAGGCAGATTATCTTCACCAAAAGTTCAG aTAATGGAAATTCATCTGTCCCAGGAAAAGTCAATAAGGCTTCTACTACTACTACGAAGAGATCCATTGCAGACAGTGAAGAGAAGTCTGAGGCATACAAATCTATTTTTACATCGCACAGCTCAGCCAAACGTTCAAAGGAAGAGTGTTCCAATTGGGTTACTCACACAGCatactgcttctga
- the LOC115615060 gene encoding beta-1,3-galactosyl-O-glycosyl-glycoprotein beta-1,6-N-acetylglucosaminyltransferase 7-like has product MNPLDATKSGFLLCIAVCMFIYTFIYLKDTVSEEPNEQKFNVNIAECGFYPDELCSALFVGKTAAFKIGNSCQNTYQPKTLSCVQTSCNCSMVLKTLHFITRPLSDEEGNFSLAYIITIHKELEMFVKLLRAIYMPQNIYCIHVDEKSPQDYKAAVQNIVNCFENIFISSKRENVVYAGFSRLQADINCMKDLVHSKIQWNYVINLCGQDYPIKTNKDIIQYIKSKWNGKNMTPGVVQPLHMKHRTQISYKEYVHSGMSYVYPTKNIKAKPPYNLTIYFGSAYYILTKEFVEFTLTDARAKDLLEWSRDTYSPDEHYWVTLNRLNDAPGATPHADWEGNIRAIKWRDQEGTVHKGCKGHYIRDICVYGLGDLQWIIESPHLFANKFEPATYPLVVDCLERRYRLKVLHQAEVPIEDHWRFQEENYFNMKLNV; this is encoded by the exons atgaacCCACTTGATGCAACAAAATCAGGATTTTTACTGTGCATTGCTGTCTGCATGTTCATCTACACTTTCATCTACCTAAAGGATACAGTTTCTGAAGAgccaaatgaacaaaaatttaatgtaaatataGCAGAGTGTGGTTTTTACCCAGATGAGCTTTGTTCAGCTCTTTTTGTGGGGAAAACTGCTGCCTTTAAAATTGGAAACTCTTGTCAGAATACCTACCAACCTAAAACACTCAGCTGCGTTCAGACTTCGTGCAACTGCTCCATGGTTTTGAAGACTCTGCATTTTATCACAAGACCGCTGTCAGATGAAGAAGGGAATTTCTCCTTGGCATACATTATTACAATTCACAAGGAGCTGGAAATGTTTGTAAAGCTGCTAAGAGCTATTTATATGCCTCAGAATATTTACTGCATACATGTTGATGAAAAGTCACCACAGGATTACAAAGCTGCTGTACAAAACATCGTcaattgttttgaaaatatttttatttcctcaaaaagagaaaatgttgtTTATGCAGGATTTTCAAGATTACAAGCTGATATTAACTGCATGAAAGATCTAGTTCATTCCAAAATTCAGTGGAATTATGTTATTAATCTATGCGGTCAAGATTAtcccattaaaacaaacaaagacaTTATACAATACATCAAAAGTAAATGGAATGGTAAAAATATGACTCCTGGGGTAGTCCAACCACTTCATATGAAACACAGGACACAGATTAGTTACAAGGAGTATGTACATTCTGGAATGTCATATGTGTATCCAACAAAGAATATAAAAGCTAAACCTCCATATAATTTGACTATATATTTTGGTAGTGCCTACTACATACTCACTAAAGAATTTGTAGAGTTTACATTGACTGATGCACGTGCAAAAGATTTGCTTGAATGGTCAAGAGACACATACAGCCCGGATGAACACTACTGGGTCACACTGAATCGTTTAAATG atgctCCAGGGGCTACACCACATGCAGACTGGGAAGGAAACATACGAGCCATTAAATGGAGAGATCAAGAAGGAACCGTACACAAAGGCTGCAAAG GTCATTACATCAGAGACATTTGTGTCTACGGACTAGGGGATTTGCAGTGGATTATAGAGTCGCCTCATCTGTTTGCCAACAAATTTGAGCCTGCAACATACCCACTTGTTGTGGACTGCTTAGAGAGACGCTACAGGCTTAAAGTACTGCACCAGGCAGAAGTCCCCATTGAAGATCACTGGCGTTTTCAGGAAGAGAACTACTTCAACATGAAGCTGAATGTTTGA